TACAAAGAAAGAAGTTTCATTTGCTATAGCTATTTTCAGGTACGAGCTACACTTTATCCTCAATATTTCAAGATGGgtatctgtctttgtctgtctgttactgcccttcaggacaacttaacatccactttgagcagtttacaaagtatgttattatccccacaacaatcatcctttgaggtggatggggctgagagagctctgggatgCTGCgactgactcaaggccacctagctggcttcaagccgaatgcggaatcaaacccagctctccagattagagtcctgctgctcttaaccattgcaccaaagagcaagagtccaatagcacctataagactaacaaaatgtgtggtagggcaggagcttttgtgagtcacggcTGAAGCAGCTGCGTGTCTAAAGAAGTGACctgcgactcacgaaagctcctaccctaccacacattttgttacgttttataggtgctactggcctcttgctcttttgtCCTCAATATTTGAGAGCAGAGCGGGAGTCCGCATCCAGGGAACCGCAGACGTATCCACAGTTTGCAACATGCCGTTTCATCACGGCCGTGATTGGCGGGCAATAAATGAAATGGGGGCCTATACCAGGAAAAATGTACGGCGGCCTCAGCCACACATCCAGCTTTGCTTGCAATGACTGTAACAGGAGAATTTCTCAGCGCACAGACAATATGGTTGCCggtctccagaattacaactgatcttcagcttCCCTGAAGAAAAACGACTGCTTTCGAGCGCGGGCTTTAGAGTGCCAGAGACCTCGCAGAGGCCtccccccaaatggccaggaacTTCCCAGCCCCCAGAATTGGCCAGCACGGTCACGCCGCGCGCGGCTTCTGTTACGCACACCGCAGGCCAGCATCCGGGGGCCAGCTGGGCGCGGCGCGCGGCTCGGCCAGGCCAGGCCGCCCCTCGCTCCCCTGCCCGCCCAGCACGCGGGCCGCAGCGCAAGCGACTCCTCCTCTGGCCATGCTCGCGGCCCCGCCCGCCGTTGACGCGCTCggccccctcctccttctcccggGAGACGCGGCAGAGACGCCGAGGGCGGGCAGGCGCCGTGGCCGGGCTGTGCGGTGAGTGGGGCGCGGGAAGGGAGGGCTCCGCTTCTCCTCCCCGCGTTAAAAGGGCAGGGCGGGGGAGGCGAACGGCTCCGCGGCCTCCTCGGCGAGACCCTTCCAGCCCCGAGGCCAGGGTGGGCGGCTCGACCGGGCTCCTGGCCGCAGCCGCGCTGGGCACCTGCGGGACGCCGCTGAGCGTGCGCACGTCCCACGCCCTCGCTCGGCGCGCCCTCTTGCCACTTGCCGGCGCTTGGCAGGGTTACGGGGGGGCTTTTGCGGTCTGCAGCGCTGCCGGGAAAagggccgggggtgggggtcgcagctgggaaagatgcgaCATCGCTGGGCGTTCTGAAGCCAGGAGGGAAAACAgcaagtttggggagggaaaggaaatgcATGTAGCGCTGGCTTTCTTACCAACTCTAATCTTAGCTGGCTGTTTTAATTACATAACCCGCACAATGTATAACTTACTGCATAAAAGTCTGATTTCACAAATATGTCAAATAGGGCAAAATGCAAGTATCTCTCAGCACATTCCTGAGCCAAGTTATCCCAGTTCTGTGCCCGTTGAAATCAAGGGCATTATCTGGACAAGATTGCAGGATATCCTACAAACCAAATTGAAAATATGAGATAGAGAAGGAACTCTATCCCGTCCCATCTCCCAGGCCCTACAAGAAACAAATGCTGAGCTTAGTCAGGTTGCCCCTTTGGCTGGTCTGAATCACAGTAGGCACcccggaggaggaggaaatacaGCCCCTGTTGGATTGCCACTGCCCCAGAGGCTGGAGCTCTGCAAACCAGGAGAGGGAAGGCTGATGGGTGATGTCATACCCTCTCTGGTTCATATGTGGTATAAAGACAGATGCTCactcagaaggtctgcagagctAGAGAGGGGAGGAAGTAGGATCCGTGTGGGAAATGGCATCCAGAGGCACGAAGGTGCTAGCTGGGAAGCCAGTCTTAATTTGTGGCCAGGCAAGGACAACCAAATCTCAAATGTGACTCATCCCCTGAACGCATTCTTCTTGGTGCTGCTCTTCAGCACAGGGCCAGGAAACAGTAATAAGGCTACCCCTGAGCATATGTAGACTGCTCAACCCCCTGCTCACCTTATGCAGGCTGTTCAAACCTGCATAAACTGCACTATTTTAGACTGCAGGTATGAAAATCACATATTTGAAGGCTTACCCATATACAGAACATACCCTTCAGATGCCAAGGAGAAAGGGGTTGGCTACCTGGTGTGCTAGTTTTCCACGTGCCGGGAGCACCCAAATGGGTTATCTTCCCACCCCCACGCACACACTTGCAGCCTAAAGTGGTATGGTCCAGTGAGGGATATAGTATTCTTTTTACATGCTTGACTGACCCTGTGAGTTGGGTCTGCTCGGTTATGGGTACAGCGTCTTCCTCACTCCTGCTGTGAAATGTTTGGACTGTTTTCCAAAGATGGCTTTGTTCTCTGTAACCAACCTGACCCTGGCAAGGAAAGAACCCTGATTTGTTTCTGATGTTTGTCCCAGTTCTTGCCAGGGAAGTCGTAAGGACCagcaacaagaaagaaagaaagaaagatgcgtAACTTTTTATGGGCACAATGGCGGCTGAAATCATCTGTTGTGCTCTGTGGCCAGGAGGGTAGCATGCAGCTCCAGGCAGCTCCTGTCCTCTGAGTAAGATGTTTAACCAAGCTCGAGCAGCTGGAGGTGGTGTCCATCGGATCGTACAAAAGTAGGTGGCAAGAATGGGAAGGGCCTCATTTTCCGTTCCTGGAGAGGTTTCCATTTCACATTCTCCCATCTCTGCAGGACCAGGAGGTCGAGTGGGAGGAATGCTCAGATGAGAAGCAGCATAGGGCTGAAAGGAGGCAGGCCAAACTGGGAGTGAGGGGCTGAAAAGCAGGAGCCGAAGGGAAAGAGAGAACAACCAACAGAGGCCTGAGAGAGAGCGGCTACAGGGAGCTGAGGAGCACAAGAGGAAGGTTCATCCCGGAACAACAAGCTGCCTTATCTTCAGACGCAAAACCTCTTTCAATGGACCTGTGGGATTCTCATATCCAAACACAGCACACTGGGAAATTGGCAGGATAAAATGAGACTATTAAAAGCCCTGGGGCTAGCAGGTTGGGATTCTTTGTAGTCCTGCATCTTGGTACTTATGGAAGATGAGCCAACTGCTAGGAAGCTCCTTGTCACAGACACCAGCAGACCATTTGGGCTGAAAGTGCCCAAGCGTTTTTACACacgacccacccacccctcctatGTCTGAAAGGGTTTCTCTTCCAGCTCAGAACCCAAACATTCTGGTTTAATTCCTGAGACGCTGCTAGAAATGATGGAGGTCAGGCATCCCTGGTGTTTGCAGGGTGAGCAACAGTTGTAGGGATGAGTGGCCGGCCACCTCTTGCTGAAAAAGCTTTATCAGAGGGCTACGCTCGGCTCCGTTATAGGGATGCCTCTTTGCTAATctggcaacagcaacagcagaaaCTAGAATCTCTTCCACCTGGAACATATTTAAGCCGGAGCTGCAGCATGTGGTATTCACAGTACGGCAACCAAGCAATTCTAGTGCGAGATAAAAATGAAGTGGCTCTCTCAAGAAATACGGGACAGTCCAAGTTTTGTACTATTATGTAAGCTGAGAAAGCCAAACCCTTTTTAGGCCTCCTCACTATTGTTTTCAGGTAGTGGTTCTGTTCACCTGCTGGTCTTTCGGACAGTGTTTCCTCCGTTGCTTAGGAAGGGCAACAATTTCCACAGAACAGGCTCATGGACTTCCAGCTCCTATTTTCATCCTTCTTGGGTGGCAGAGCACACACAATGGAAATTCACATGATAAAGAAAGGTTTGGGATGCAGATGCAGTAGAATCAACTGGCAAAGCTTTTCCCTGGATTGTGCTGTTACAGACTGCAGTTGTGGAGGGTTGCATACCTGAATGCTTCCCTGCTCATAGAAAAGTGAGGTATTTGGAGAAAAAGCTAGGCTGAACTTCTTATACATAGTCTATTTGTGCATGTAATGACTTGGTTTTATGGGGCACATTCCTGTCTGAAGTGACAAGGCCATAGAAAAATCTTTAT
Above is a genomic segment from Eublepharis macularius isolate TG4126 chromosome 14, MPM_Emac_v1.0, whole genome shotgun sequence containing:
- the BRD3OS gene encoding putative uncharacterized protein BRD3OS; the encoded protein is MSGRPPLAEKALSEGYARLRYRDASLLIWQQQQQKLESLPPGTYLSRSCSMWYSQYGNQAILVRDKNEVALSRNTGQSKFCTIM